Proteins encoded by one window of Deltaproteobacteria bacterium GWA2_45_12:
- a CDS encoding integration host factor subunit beta yields MNKSNLIDLLADKLKAPRKKAEDVINLVFDTMTQKMAEGGRIEIRGFGSFVPKSYQSYTGRNPRTGESITVKPKRLPFFKVGKELKERVDGKTNGSGSGQSS; encoded by the coding sequence ATGAACAAGTCAAATCTGATCGATCTTCTTGCAGATAAACTCAAAGCACCGAGAAAAAAAGCAGAAGATGTTATTAATCTTGTCTTCGATACCATGACCCAAAAAATGGCTGAAGGCGGACGGATTGAAATCCGTGGTTTTGGGAGCTTTGTTCCCAAAAGCTATCAGTCCTATACAGGGCGAAATCCTCGTACAGGGGAATCCATCACCGTAAAGCCCAAAAGGCTTCCTTTTTTCAAGGTAGGGAAGGAACTTAAAGAACGGGTTGATGGCAAGACCAACGGTTCCGGATCGGGTCAATCATCCTAA
- a CDS encoding DNA protecting protein DprA — translation MDLNHPDLPYWLALNNREAIGPQSFIKAFDHFGSAKAVFGASKDDLIQCGLRPSVVSALERPVDLKQGEEELSFYQKKNIQILSFKDKAYPPLLKQIHSFPPLLFVWGNLSALSSDDCLGVVGSRAVTEYGVVACRRLVRECVEGGFSIVSGFAKGIDIEAHKTTLELGGITVAVLGSGFGFLYPPEHSVYVEKILEKGAFVSEFPFKAFPHPSFFPRRNRIISGLSRGVLVVEANEKSGAMITARYATEQNRDVFAVPGPLDSLRSRGCHRLIQQGAKLVMEGRDILDEWHYPLRSLAQDASLAQSRPHGLSRNLGDEKQKMKLSLVESNTDESKVVQACRERSQNIDEIIGATGLSSEKLTVLLTQLELGGRLRLMPGGRFLAV, via the coding sequence ATGGACTTAAACCATCCTGATCTTCCTTATTGGCTTGCCCTTAATAATAGAGAGGCCATAGGTCCCCAATCTTTTATAAAAGCTTTTGATCATTTTGGTTCAGCCAAGGCTGTTTTTGGGGCTTCCAAAGATGATTTGATTCAATGTGGCTTGCGTCCAAGTGTGGTGAGCGCTTTGGAACGTCCTGTCGACTTAAAACAGGGCGAAGAAGAGCTTTCCTTTTATCAGAAAAAAAACATCCAAATTTTAAGTTTTAAAGACAAAGCCTATCCCCCTTTGTTAAAACAGATTCACTCTTTTCCACCCCTTTTGTTTGTATGGGGAAATCTTTCGGCTTTGTCATCGGATGATTGTTTGGGCGTTGTAGGCTCACGTGCGGTGACTGAATATGGAGTTGTGGCCTGTCGACGTTTGGTGCGTGAATGTGTGGAAGGGGGGTTCTCCATTGTCAGTGGTTTTGCCAAGGGCATTGATATTGAAGCGCATAAGACAACCCTGGAACTTGGGGGCATTACAGTGGCTGTTTTGGGAAGCGGTTTTGGATTTTTGTATCCCCCCGAACACAGCGTATATGTTGAAAAAATTTTGGAGAAAGGGGCTTTTGTTTCGGAATTTCCTTTTAAAGCTTTTCCCCATCCCAGTTTTTTCCCCAGACGCAACCGCATCATTAGTGGATTGTCTCGCGGAGTTTTGGTGGTGGAAGCCAATGAAAAAAGTGGAGCCATGATTACCGCCCGGTATGCCACGGAACAGAATAGGGACGTTTTTGCAGTGCCCGGACCTCTTGATTCTCTACGGTCACGCGGTTGTCATCGTCTGATTCAGCAAGGGGCGAAGCTGGTGATGGAAGGGCGTGATATTTTGGATGAATGGCATTATCCCCTACGCTCGTTGGCACAGGATGCGAGCCTTGCCCAGTCAAGGCCCCATGGCTTGTCACGGAATCTTGGAGATGAAAAACAGAAAATGAAACTCAGCTTAGTTGAAAGTAATACGGACGAATCGAAGGTGGTTCAGGCGTGTCGCGAACGCTCGCAAAACATTGACGAGATTATCGGGGCTACCGGTTTGAGCTCTGAAAAATTGACCGTCCTTTTAACCCAATTGGAATTGGGGGGGCGATTACGGTTGATGCCGGGGGGAAGGTTTTTGGCTGTTTAA
- a CDS encoding uroporphyrinogen-III C-methyltransferase, translating into MIDKKKSGKVYLVGAGPGDVGLITVKGLQVLREADVIFYDYLANPSFLSGLSSKIKLVYVGKKGASHFQAHQTDIETMMIAQAKKGKTVVRLKGGDPFVFGRGGEELQTLMEAGIPCEVIPGVSSGMAVPAYAGIPVTHRDYTSELVFVTGHEDPSGLHREEFWKGLVSMRSLVFLMGYHYLKENMEQLLKYGMDPQTPAAMIQWGTYPQQKTVVATVGTMAAEAQNQNIKPPTIVVVGAVVSLREKLNWFEKRPLHNQTVLVTRTHQGNEKIKTLLEVYGAHVLEMPLIQIAPMSSWASLDAVLKKINRYRWIVFSSHWGVHYFWQRMEKMGKDARFLEKIKIACVGEKTAASLRQKGIHANLIPKNYNAESLVKALKKKLKKKERVLIVRAKEGHTVVEENLEKIKQPFDLVFAYQNKKPKLDPEKWQNIFTRTPCHWVVFLSASAVKNFISCWPKGMEDPSFQKTRIACMGPMTQKEARLQGLPVHCVPPKATIESLVETMLL; encoded by the coding sequence ATGATCGATAAAAAGAAAAGTGGAAAAGTCTATTTAGTAGGCGCCGGTCCCGGTGATGTGGGGCTTATCACGGTTAAAGGACTTCAGGTTTTAAGAGAAGCCGATGTGATTTTTTATGACTACCTGGCCAATCCGTCTTTTCTAAGTGGATTAAGTTCAAAGATAAAGCTTGTATATGTGGGGAAAAAAGGAGCCAGTCACTTTCAGGCACATCAAACCGATATTGAAACCATGATGATCGCCCAAGCCAAAAAAGGCAAAACAGTCGTGCGGCTTAAAGGGGGGGATCCCTTTGTTTTTGGCAGGGGAGGGGAAGAGTTGCAAACACTGATGGAAGCAGGAATCCCTTGCGAAGTCATTCCGGGGGTTTCCTCAGGCATGGCTGTGCCGGCCTATGCGGGTATTCCGGTCACCCATCGTGATTATACCTCGGAACTTGTTTTTGTGACGGGTCATGAAGATCCCAGCGGGCTTCATCGGGAGGAATTTTGGAAAGGTCTTGTTTCCATGAGGAGCCTAGTTTTTTTGATGGGGTACCATTACCTTAAGGAAAACATGGAACAACTTCTCAAATATGGCATGGACCCTCAAACTCCTGCGGCCATGATCCAGTGGGGGACTTACCCCCAACAAAAAACGGTTGTGGCCACGGTGGGAACGATGGCAGCCGAAGCACAAAATCAGAATATCAAACCACCCACTATCGTTGTTGTAGGGGCTGTTGTCTCTTTAAGGGAAAAATTGAACTGGTTTGAAAAAAGACCCTTGCATAACCAAACCGTCCTTGTCACCCGCACACACCAGGGAAATGAAAAAATAAAGACACTGCTTGAAGTCTACGGGGCCCATGTTCTTGAAATGCCGCTTATTCAAATAGCGCCCATGAGTTCATGGGCTTCTTTAGATGCGGTTCTAAAGAAAATTAACCGTTATCGATGGATTGTTTTTTCAAGCCATTGGGGAGTGCATTATTTTTGGCAACGCATGGAAAAAATGGGGAAGGATGCCCGTTTTCTTGAAAAAATTAAAATAGCCTGTGTTGGCGAAAAAACAGCGGCCTCTTTAAGACAAAAAGGAATTCATGCCAATTTAATTCCCAAAAACTATAATGCCGAATCGCTCGTGAAGGCTTTAAAAAAGAAGCTTAAGAAAAAGGAAAGAGTTTTGATTGTAAGAGCCAAGGAAGGACATACGGTTGTTGAGGAAAATCTTGAAAAAATAAAACAACCCTTTGACCTTGTTTTTGCTTATCAGAACAAAAAGCCAAAACTTGATCCTGAAAAATGGCAAAATATTTTTACTCGAACGCCCTGCCATTGGGTGGTGTTTTTAAGTGCCTCGGCGGTGAAAAATTTTATCTCCTGTTGGCCTAAGGGCATGGAGGATCCTTCTTTTCAAAAGACGCGTATTGCGTGCATGGGCCCCATGACCCAAAAAGAGGCCCGCCTACAGGGGTTGCCCGTTCATTGTGTTCCCCCCAAAGCCACGATTGAATCATTGGTGGAAACTATGCTACTCTAA